tatttaaaacataattataattaattatccCCGTGGTTTCTGATAATTTCACGTGCCTTAAATGTTGTGGTGCATAGCTAAGCTAGCTCACACTCAACTATCATTTTTGAtcgaaaaaacaaatatacttTTGCATAATCTTGCCACCACTTAGTGCTCCAAAATGTACTGCCtctattaaatatatacacTATATGTcgataattttgtttaaatttttttcttagcATTATGGTTGACTGTTCACAATTAGTTGCTGATAGCGCTTTCTCACATAATGGCATTACGTATGATCTGTTCCACATTCAATAATGGCACAACTTTTGTTCTTAGCAGCGGTTTGGTTTCGAGCCTcggatataaaaataatactattaGGGAGTGCTTCCCTTTTAAATGTATCTTATATGCTGCGAATTTGAATTAATCAGGATCTCACGCACGCCGAACATTGTTCATATAAATTTAGGAAAAGCAATGTGAACGAGATGTAAAATGGAGACTAAAAGAAGAATAAAGTTATAAAGCAGAGAGTAAGACTCCATTAACATGATCCTATATATGCAAAAAGTTCATTAAACCAAACTGAAGTCGAAATTCATAGCGCAGTTGGCTCCTACGTGCTCTCCACTCATCTTACATAATCTAAAAAATGAAACCACTTAAAAAAACTGGTATTAGTCACGGATTTTATCCTAATTCATTGCTACATTTGTGCTCGTATGCTAACAAAAGTTTTTGATAATTTGTCTCTAACTAAATAGAAATAACGACGAATTTTACTATTTAGTTTCTGAATTTATCCATTGCTAATTACTATTTTTGTAAGTAGTAttgttaaaaatgaaaaaggtcACACATTGATGGGTAATGAGATTGGGCAATACTATTCCTTTTAAGCGTGAGTTAAGTGTAAGACCTAATTTTACAAGTATTTTATCGTCCCACACGCTTACTTCCACTGAAGAAAAAGCAGTGGGGAGGCTctcaaatcaattaattaaatataattaccaatttatattaaaaaaattatgcatgCTCTTGTATAAAAATAGTAGGATAGTGAGCCATCAATTTTGTAACACACTTAGCAAGATGGAGAATTTGTGTTtggtttttcttttgataatatCATTTGTTTTTCCTGTCCTTGGCCAGGGAGGACTAAAAACAGGGTTCTATTCATCTTCATGCCCAAATGCAGAGTCCATAGTGAAGTCAACAGTTCAAGCAGAGTTTAATAAAGATCCTACAATTGCTGCTGGTTTACTCAGGCTTCATTTTCATGATTGCTTTGTTCAGGTAACTCTCCTTAATTTCCACTCTTattagaattttgagtttatgCGTTCTGAATTAAAATACAGTTTACTGGATTCTTGCATGTTACATTGGATTCTTAAACACAAATACGAGATTTGAGCCAAAACTTTCAACCTATAGACAAAACTCTAGCGTTAGCACAAATCCAGTATTTATGTCGAAAGTTTcacttaatatgtataaatatgattttttttttcccgTGTTTCAGAATACGGTTAGCCAACATGTAGTAGGCTAATCGATTACAATAAATTGGATCGGAttttattgctttttttttttcctgcaGTACCTCGACATGACATGAGGAATCCTAGCTCTGCCTCGCTCACTACCTATACATAACACTACTTACTAATTTCCTGTATCTACTATAATTTTCTTTGATGACAGcatatacaatttatttttcagGGCTGTGATGGTTCTGTTTTGATATCTGGAAGTTCGGCTGAGAGAAATGCAGTGACTAATACAGGACTGAGAGGATTTGAAGTGATCGATGATGCAAAATCACAGCTTGAAGCTTCATGCCCTGGTGTTGTCTCCTGTGCTGATATCCTAGCTTTAGCAGCTCGTGATGCAGTAGACTTGGTAACTAACTATACAATAACTTTGATTTCGTAAATTATAACCCAACCTACCTATGTTACTCtgactctttaaaaataaagacAGAGAGCATCCATTTGGTTGTTGAGAGTGATTCATAATATAGTGATTGTGACGTACAATTGTATGTTTTGGTAAAATAAGGAGACTTTATATGTTAATATTTGACGTTGTTGATAGGTTGGAGGTCCAAGCTGGGGAGTGCCTACAGGAAGAAGAGATGGTAGAAACTCTTCATCCTCAGAAGCAATGAACTTACCTTCACCATTTGACACAGTTGAGGTCCAGAGGAGCAAGTTTGCAGATAAAGGCCTCGATGATCATGATCTCGTCACCCTTGTTGGTAAATCTTCATTCTTCAATATACTATATTCTctctgtcctaatttatgtgacactctTTTAATTCCTTTATACTCGTCagtctaaaaaagaatgacagTTCTCTAACCTtcccattttacccttaatgaatcagtgaataaaataaaagtttgttgAAAATGTGTACATGTAGGGGCACATACAATTGGACAAACGGATTGCAGATTCTTTAGTTATCGACTATACAACTTTACAAAAACAGGAAATGCAGATCCAAGCATAGACCAACAATTCTTGACACAACTTAAGACTATATGTCCCAAAGATGGCGACGGATTGAAGAAGGTTGAT
The Solanum stenotomum isolate F172 chromosome 12, ASM1918654v1, whole genome shotgun sequence DNA segment above includes these coding regions:
- the LOC125848290 gene encoding peroxidase 25, which translates into the protein MENLCLVFLLIISFVFPVLGQGGLKTGFYSSSCPNAESIVKSTVQAEFNKDPTIAAGLLRLHFHDCFVQGCDGSVLISGSSAERNAVTNTGLRGFEVIDDAKSQLEASCPGVVSCADILALAARDAVDLVGGPSWGVPTGRRDGRNSSSSEAMNLPSPFDTVEVQRSKFADKGLDDHDLVTLVGAHTIGQTDCRFFSYRLYNFTKTGNADPSIDQQFLTQLKTICPKDGDGLKKVDLDKDSQLNFDVSFFKNVRNGNGILESDQRLLGDSSTKDVVDKYAGSIRGLLGLRFNYNFKQAMIKMSSIEVKSGTDGEIRKVCSRFNHYY